In the Mastacembelus armatus chromosome 17, fMasArm1.2, whole genome shotgun sequence genome, one interval contains:
- the LOC113133755 gene encoding uncharacterized protein CXorf38 homolog — MVREQLVVRLNDGEYTNWLKAGRCLLILKEGLHPFISQHIRAFHRDLLNQNALLRKPCETSSCKPRGNKLSSACRVCRLWQTVILAHHRQPSATVNWDNCSPPAWRTDHWEVAKAYMPRGQGRVKAADQCDASALLNLINYCDCFQALDLKFVREVIQYRNELMHSCELRMKDEWMRHYQSTLKHFVRQFSHVQEMATAGQQIDEMLTVDLSICVSGVDQMDSVDLDGLESDVVSKGESSAVLISQWETELLQERLQELLHAADDENDAKTQDKEQLKMMGGFLQANKDLRERFSAELQAINSLEVRE; from the exons ATGGTTCGGGAACAGCTGGTGGTCCGTCTCAACGACGGGGAGTATACGAACTGGCTGAAAGCAGGACGGTGTCTGCTCATACTGAAGGAAGGCCTGCACCCCTTCATCAGCCAGCACATCAGAGCTTTCCACAGAGACCTGCTCAATCAAAACGCTCTGCTACGGAAACCGTGTGAGACTTCTTCGTGTAAACCGAGAGGGAACAAG CTGTCCTCAGCATGCAGAGTGTGCAGACTGTGGCAGACGGTGATCCTGGCCCACCACAGGCAGCCCAGTGCCACCGTCAACTGGGACAACTGTTCCCCCCCCGCCTGGAGGACAGACCACTGGGAGGTGGCCAAG gcCTACATGCCACGAGGTCAGGGGAGGGTGAAGGCGGCGGATCAATGCGATGCCTCGGCTCTGCTCAATCTAATCAACTACTGCGATTGTTTCCAGGCACTGGATCTAAAATTTGTGAGAGAG GTGATCCAGTACAGGAATGAGCTGATGCACTCTTGTGAGCTGCGTATGAAGGATGAATGGATGAGGCATTACCAGTCCACTCTGAAACACTTTGTGCGGCAGTTCAGCCATGTACAAGAGATGGCAACAGCTGGACAACAGATAGATGAG ATGCTGACGGTTGATCTGTCTATATGCGTCTCTGGTGTGGACCAAATGGATTCTGTGGACTTGGACGGATTAGAATCAGATGTTGTCTCCAAAGGAGAGAGCAGTGCCGTTTTGATCAGCCAGTGGGAAACTGAGCTGTTACAAGAGCGGCTGCAGGAGTTACTGCATGCAGCTGATGACGAGAATGATGCAAAGACACAG GACAAGGAGCAGTTGAAGATGATGGGTGGTTTCCTGCAGGCCAACAAAGATCTGAGAGAGAGGTTCTCTGCCGAGCTCCAAGCCATCAACTCTCTGGAGGTCAGAGAGTAA